Proteins found in one Triticum urartu cultivar G1812 chromosome 4, Tu2.1, whole genome shotgun sequence genomic segment:
- the LOC125553910 gene encoding ocs element-binding factor 1-like: MEMIPPAAASSAPPRHGGAVTEEERQRKRKTSNRLSAQRSRIKRQQREENLVVRAAQLEIDNNAMRVTTALVQQQCSLVEQQNRVLFADARCLYSLLQQQNSQLRMLGQITGVPMDVQEIPVHLTQLYGGLQTPPAPPLPLPPEIQMMFQPEQLDDIMDDAGSLPWL; encoded by the coding sequence ATGGAGATGATTCCGCCGGCTGCGGCGTCGTCGGCGCCACCACGCCATGGCGGCGCGGTCACCGAGGAGGAGCGGCAGCGCAAACGGAAGACCTCAAACCGCCTCTCAGCGCAGAGGTCTCGCATAAAGAGGCAGCAGCGCGAGGAGAATCTGGTCGTGCGCGCGGCCCAGCTCGAGATCGACAACAACGCCATGCGTGTCACCACCGCCCTCGTGCAGCAGCAATGCAGCCTGGTCGAGCAGCAGAACCGTGTGCTCTTCGCAGACGCTCGTTGCCTCTACAGCCTTCTCCAGCAGCAAAACTCCCAGCTCCGCATGCTCGGTCAGATCACCGGCGTTCCGATGGACGTGCAGGAAATCCCCGTCCACCTCACGCAGCTGTACGGCGGCCTGCAGACGCCACCGGCGCCGCCCCTGCCCTTGCCGCCGGAGATTCAGATGATGTTCCAGCCGGAGCAGCTCGATGATATCATGGACGATGCAGGGAGTCTCCCGTGGCTCTGA